Genomic window (Achromobacter sp. B7):
GGTAGCGAAAGCGCCTTACCCGCAGCTGCGGCCTCTTCCTTCAGTTTGTTAACTTGGTTAACACGGCCCAGGGCTTCCTGGACGTCCTTGTCCTTCATGAGTCGAGACGCTGCAACGGCCGCCCCTTTCTCGCTGTAACCCGCATGGATAGCAGCTTTCGCACCGGACAGGCCCGACTGCAACGCCTGCACAAAGCGGCGCTTTTTGTCGGTTAATGCCATTAACAACCTCGGTTAACAAATCCGGTTAAGGGGAAATTTTCTGCGCGTGAGGGAACAGGTGGTTTCCAGTCCGGCAACCCGCCAGACTTTCGACCCGCCCCCCCTGCCTGCCGCCCGCCCTGACCTGTGCCAATGCCCCAGAGACCCGCGCACAGCCCCCACAGGACGCGACGGCGATACCGCTGACGCCTCGGCACTGCTTCGCAACAGCGGCTCCTACGGCCTGCTGCTGACGTGTGCGGACAGGCCGAGCCTGATTCTCCGTTCAACCTTGGCCATGTTCGGCATTGCGCCGGTCAGGCGTGCCGCGACGGCGACCCCGGCCAGATACCAGCGTACCCACCACGCGACGCGAATGGATAGCTTGACTGTGTGTTGTGCCATTACGTCCGGCTCCTGTATCCCATGTCCTGCCGCGTCTTGACGTCGTGGCATCCGACCTTGCGCCCGAGAGCATCGCGCGACACGCACAACACTTGCGAGTTCTCGTCCGTGTCGGTCCCCCCATCGTTCAGGCTCACCTTGTGGTCCAGCTCGAACCCGTAGGGATACACGGTCAGCGCGCCGCAACGCGCACAATGCGGGTCAGCAGACCAGAGACGCAACCGCCGCTCTTGCAGCTTGCGCCCCGTCATGCGCTTGGCGCCAGGTGTAGCAGCGATAGGAATGCACTCGCTCACCGTCGCCAACCGCGGCTTCAGCGCTTTCAGCCTTAACTTTTCCATCTGACCCATCTCGTTGAAGTCGCCCTCCACGACATGCGCGACATCCGGTTTGATGTGTGCGACAGGTGGCCGAGCTTGAAGGTACGTCGGCTATCATCATCTGAAACTAGGAGGGAGAAATTGGATATCCAAACACTTTCGCTCGCCATATTGGGCGCTGTGGTCGGAATTGGAATTGGCCGCCTCTCCACCGAACCTTTCAATCAAGGTGAAGGGGACGAGCCCGACGATGATCCCGATGAGGGTGCAGGTGGTCACCCAATTGGCACCATTTCGGGCGACGTTCTATTAAAGGCGCAGTTGGCCGTTGAAGCGGAACGTCTTTCTGTCGAACGTGACTATGCCAAGAGCCTTGCCACAGTTTCCATTGCGGGCATTGCCGGGGCTGCGGCCCTGCGTCAGATTGACGTTATTGGGCCACGCATGGCAATCGTAGTTTGCATGCTGTTATTTGGCGCTCTTGTATTGGGCGTCGGCACGCTTGCGAATCAACACGGTGCTTTGTGCCGCAGAGAAATCAGGATGAGAAGATCTATCGAGGCAGGTGAACCCTACATGCTGAAGATGCCGCAATCTCGTCACGGCATAAGGCGCCAGAGAAAGCTGAACTTTGCTTCACTTTCATTCTGCGCCGCTCTGCTTATCGTGCTTGCCTCTATGACCATGCACACCGCGCCAACGTGCCAGCAAATACACAACAATTGGTCGGGACCAAGCTGGATGAAATCAATGGTGTGCTCTGATCTTGGCCGAATGTTCGCCAAATGAAAAACCCGTTGACTTTCGCACGACGGGTTTGTCTGGACGCAGTAATAGACCGTATCCGTTAGGTGCCCATATTGGGGGAAAAAAACCCAATGGTCAATGTCTTTTATTTTTCGAGGTCAGCTGCATCAACCAAACCTGACGCCTGAAGTCGGTCAGAAAACGCACGGCTTGCCTGTTGATGCAGTCCCGGCGCACTGTCCGCTCCCCCGAAAAGCCACCGCTTCAGCTTCGCACTGTGCGCCCCCGCCGTCTTTTCATCAACGTCATGACGCGCGGCCAAATCAGACAGCGTGACCTTTGCACCCATCAGCCGCTGAATCAACGCGGAGCGCAAGCGCCCGTTCGACACGCAGCCCGACAGCGCCCCAGCTGCGGCAGCCGTTGTCACCTCGCTCATTGCGTCCTGCCACTCGGGATTAACTTTCCGGCCGACGCAACATGCCGCCATGCATTCGCAGGGGATTTCCGATTGGGCAGTGCTGGCAATCAGCACCGCGCGAAACAGTGGCGGCAGGCGCGCAAGCTCCGCGCGGATCATGCCCGCCTGCCCTGCCCCATCAACGCCCGATAGTCCCTTGCCTTTGCCTTCCGGCTTGCCTGACATCGCCTTGTTCATCAAGGGCCGGTCATATTGCTGCATCGAGTAGTTCAACGCGTAAACCAGCGCGGCGTGGGCGCTACGGAAAAGCGCCTCGGGCTTTTCTTTCACGGCCGGGGCCGAGGGTACGCGGGAGAGCGAAAGGGTAGTCATCAGTAAATCCCCGGAGAAAAAGTCACTTTGGCGGGCAGCATTTCCCGCATCCATTGCATTGCTGCGTCCCATCCCAGGGTCACGGTGTGCCGCCCCCGGACAGGAAAAATCCTTGGGTTCACGTCGTGGGCATCGACCATCACCGATTCGCCACGCGCCCCCGTTTGTCTGTAGATCAGCACCGGTACGCCCTGCTCGCCTGCCTGCTGCTGCGCCTGGCGCCACCATGCAGGCAGACAGAGCGTATTGGCGTGCTTGCATTCGATGCTGATGCGCGAGAAGGCCGGATCGTCTGCAACCACGTCGCTATCGCCGACCGCGTTGCGCACGCGCCGCCGCCAAACCTTCCCGGTCGCCTCTGTCAGCATGTTGGCCACCTTGCGCTCAAACGCGGCGCCCTTGTTGCGTGCCATTGCGCCGCTCATGGTTGCGCCCCCTGCCCCGCGTCCAGGCGCAGCGCGTTCCGCGCCATCGCAACGATGCCCGGCGAGTAGCGTTTGCCTTTGGGGTCCTGGGTCTCGGCGATGATTCGCTTCCACCCACGCAACGGATCGCGGCCGGACTGGTTCATGATTCCCGTCGCCCCGATCTTTCGCATTTGCTCTTCAGCCTGGGCGCGACTCATCGCCGTAACGGGCGGCGCTGGCAACGCTTTGACCATGGCGGGAATCGGCTTCCATTCGCCACGGGCAAGAACCTCATTCAACGACCGTTCCCAGCGGGCCTTCATCGTCGTGTACGGGCAATGCTGAAGGTCATGCGCCCCCACCTCTACCGCCGCCCAGAAGATGGCCGGATGCGGCCAGGTCCCCGGCTCGCCGTTGTGCCGGGCGGCCATTCCTGCGACCGCCGTGTAAAACGCCACCTCGGGTTCAAGCGCCGGCCGGCAGGCCCGAATGAACTCGCCCACGCTGGGCGGCCAGTCGGGCGACATGCGACGGCATGCCCGGAGCCCTTCGGCCACGTCCTGCGGCGCCAGGTTCTCTTCGTCGAACGCTTCCGCCCAGGCCTCTTTCCAGTTCTCGATGCTCTGCATGTCCGGGAAGTCTTTCAGCCAGCGCCCCCCATACGTGCCCGAAAGGCGATTCCAAAGGTGGTCGATCAGGGAAATGCCTTCCAGCTTTGCCATCGGCACGGCCCACATGGACCGGTTAGCCGTCGATTGTGCGACCGTCGTCATAGTCGTGGCCTCCTTGGTTTCGATTGCGGTTCACGTAGTCGGTGGGGTTGAACTTGCCGGGACGCGGTGCGCCCCCTGTTGCTGCGCCGCTCGGCGCAAACAACCCTTGCCAGCTTTTGCCGATTGCGTGCGTGATGACAGCCTCCGGCGTGTGGCCTTGCTTGCGGTATCCGTCCAGGTCCGTCACCTGCTGCTTGGCGGCCTCTTCGGTCAGCGGCTTGCGGATCTGCACGCGGTGACGAACCCAGCGCCCCCACAGGTCGGCATCCAGCCAATCCGGCAATTCCACGCTCATCGGGTCGAACCCCGGCGAGCGCTTGCGCACGCCCTTAGGTTCATTGACGGTTCCTTGACGGTTCAATGACGGTTCGGGTGCAGCACGTTCACCCCGTGACGTCGTCAGATTCACCCCGTGACGTCGTGAGCTGCACCCCGTAGCGTCGTCAGATTCACCCCGTTCGTTACGGGGTGCAGCAGGTTCGCCCCGCTCGTCATCTTTGGAATGTTCCACGCGGGGTGAAACTGGTGCACCCCGTGAAAGATCAATGTCGTAGCAAACCGGACGCTGATCGGCACGCCGGATGTAGGCTTTGACCAGATCCTGATTGCCGCGCTGAATTACCTTTTGGGTTTCCAACTCACGCAGCTTGTTCTGCACCGTTCGAGTGGACAGCCCGGTGTCTTCCGCCAGAGTAGCCACAGAGGGGAAAGCGCCCTCACCCTTTGGCCCCGCGTAATTGGCAAGGCACAACAGCACGTGACGGGCGGATGCCTCGGTCACAATCCTTTGCGCCAAGGCCCATGTCATCGCCTGAACGCTCATGACGACTCTCCATACAAAAGTTGAAACCCCTGCTCGGCCTCATCAGGCCACTTGCCTAAGGCAATGATCCGCAGGCGCGTAAGGCGCAAGCCGGGGATGAAATAGCTAAGCTTGAGCGCTGCCGCTGTCCGTGATTGATCAATGAACCAATGGCACGGCCCGCAGCCGAAGGCGATACACCAGTCATGCGCTTTGATTCCCTTTCCCTTGCCATCGCGCAACCGGTTGGAGTGGCAGGCAACTGTCGTCTCCTTGTCGTACCGGCAATACCCGGGAACGCGTAAGAGACATTCCTCGCCTTTGGCAAGATCAAGCAGCGCCTGGTTGCGATAGATCGTCTTGGGCGGCTTCTTGCCCTTCTTGCGCGCCTTCATAGACGCGCGCGGGGGCGGCATGGGGGCGGTGGCCCGAATCGGCGCGGCACGCATCATCGGCGTGGTGCTGCGCTTCATCGGCGTCTTGTTCTTGAGGGGCGTGCGGCGCATCAACGACATTCCGCCCCCGGCTCAGCCTTGACACGCCACCAGTACGGGAACTTCCAGCCATTCGTGCGCCGAACGATCAGACCCGCCCGAGTGGCATCGAACAGGAACGAATCAACTGCGCAGGCAGCAGCATCCGAGCGCTTCGTACTGCGCCACGGATTCACCGGCACAAGCGCCGGCTCGACGATGCTCCGCAAGGCCGGCACATCAACACGGCGCGGGGTGTTGATAATGGCCTGCTTGACCGCTTCCACGGTTTCAGGCGGCACCCGATACCCTCGGAACATGTGCAGGCAGTCAGCCATAGATGCCGCTCCACTTCACAAACGGCTTTCGCACGGCCTCATGAAAGAGCGCCGCCGCTTCGGCGTTGTGATCCAGCTGCGCACGGCTGGTGATACCGCACGCATCACGGACGAACTGCGCAGCATGCTGCTGGGCGGTCACACCCGGGGGGGCGGCACCGATGCGGGCAACAACCCAAGCCTGGAACCGGTCGTTCCCGCAGAGTTGCCCAGCCGCACGCGCCAGCGCGCCCCCCTTACGCTCCGTGGACGAGACACGCGCCCGCACGGGTACACCAGAAGTTCCACGGGTCAGCATTGCACCCTCGACACATTGCGCGCGCCACGGAACGCCAACACGGCCAAGTCCATGAAGAGCGTGTACAGCGCGCTGCGCTCATCGGGGTCAATGCGGCCGTCACCCATCGCGTCCAGAGTCGACGCATTCAAGCCTCCGACCTTGGCACCTACCTTCAATACCTTTTCGTGGATGGCTTTCAACTCGTCAGGCCAGCCGCCCTCAGGAGGTGCGGGCACGTCCAAGCAGGTAAGACCATGCTCGACCATCGCGTAGGTCTGCGCCCAGCGGTGTGCCACTTCAGCGCCCCCGGCCTTCTGCGCGAGCCATTCCGTAAGCAGGTCCGCCATTTCGAAGGTCATCGACTCGCCTTCTTGGCCGCTCAGCTTGGCGCGCAGCGATTCGTAGTGGATCCGCTTGCCGCGGCGTTCGGTCAGAAAGCTGGCCGCGTCCTTGACGCCGCCGGGCGCGCTACGCACATCGTTGTAGAGGACATCAAGCCAATGGTGGGAGTACAGGCGGATGGTCATCGGGCATACCTTGGAATCGAGAAATATCAGGGTTTCGGCGGTGTTCTGCCGCCCCTAAGATGTGAAGCATGGAAAACGACCTTCAGACGTCCAGCGGCCCAATCTGAACCTTGTCTTCGGACTTCGCCGGCACTTGGGCTGTCTGGTCTGCCGGCACTGCCGGCGAATTCGCGCTATCCATCGGCGCTCTCCGTAAGGGTCTTAGTTGAATGGGGAGAGGTCGGCTGCTGCGGCGTCGGGCCGCCGTAGAAAAACCCGAGCAACTCTCCGTGATTGAAAGGAGCGCCAAAATCCTGGCTGGCTTGCCACAACGCATCCATCGTTCCCTTTCGAGGCACCTTGCGGGCGTACAGAAGGTGCGTTTCGATGTACGCGACGGTCGTGCAGGCCCGCTTAGCGAACTTCGCCCTGTCGTCAGACGAAAGGGCGAGGTAGAAGGCCTTAAAGCTCGGTTTGGGTTTGGCGATGTTCATGACGCAAGATGTTATTACCTTTTTGGTAATATATCAACCGAAAGAAGTTACCCATTTGGTTTATTTACCTACAAGGTAAACGCGGGTCCAATGACCACCATGAAGTCCATCAAAGAAATCCGCCGGGCGAACTTCGCTCGCGCCATCGAGGAAAAATGCTCCGGCAATCAGACCGAGGCCGCCACGCGCCTTGAGTACTCCACGCCTTCCCTCGTGAGCCGCTACGCTACGGGCAAGAAGGACATTGGCGACCGAGCCGCGCGCAAGATGGAGGAAGCTTTCGGGCTTCCGAGTAACTGGATGGACGCCGACCACACGCCGGCTCACGACGACCGTGCAAATGTGCAGGGCTATGCTCGCCCTTGGCCCTTCCCATCGATAGCAGAGGCAGCCGTGCGCGCCTTGCCCGCTGCACAGTTGAGCGCGCTGGAAGGGGCTATGGCTTTGGCAATTGCCCAACTGAACCTAGGTATCACGGTGACAGCGCCAGCCCGGCCGGTCGGAGCAACTCCTCTACGCGCACCGCGCGTCGGCCGGTACGCGGATGACGGCGCCGACGAGTTTCCAATGCCCATTGGCGGCCTGCCTATCGCCCCCTGGGAAGGTGGCGCTACGACTAAGCAAACAGAGGGAACAATCCAATCCTTGCGCATCAGCCATGCCGCGAACGTCGGCCATGTGCCGCGCGCTGGCTATTCCGCCAATGACCAAGAATTCCTTTCGGTCCCCGAGCTGGATGTCAGGCTTGCCGCTGGGAGGCTGGGGATCGAGAACTATGAAGAGACCGCTATCGGGGAAATCCTTTTGCGCCGGTCATTCTTGGAATCGTTCAAGCTTCCCATCGAGCGCATGAAGATTGTGTATGCGGACGGCGATAGCATGGAGCCGGTTATCCGTAACGAAGGTCCAATGCTTTTTTATGAAGAAACGGTGGCAGACGCCCGTCTGATCGATCCGCGCACGGTCTATGCCATCAACCATGGCGGCAAGATGATCGTGAAGTGCCTATCGCGCGAACGGGACGGCACTTGGCTTGCCAAATCACTGAACCCCGCCTATCCGCCGTTCCCCTTGGAAAAGGAAGATGGTCGCGATGTGCGCATTGTCGGCCGGATCCTCTGGTCGCCATACGACCTGCGAAACGGGGTCGATCAGCGCTTGCTTTAAAGCGTCTACCAAGCAATCAGCCGCCCACCGGGCGGCTTTTTTTCGTCCCGGCCTACCCCCCGCAAGTCGGTGTTGCGCAGCCGCGACTATCAAAATTACCCAATCGGTAAACAAATGCAATGGAAAAGTTACCCTTTTGGTTTGACTGCTATTACCACTTCGGTAATACTGCACGCATGCTTCGGGTGACAAACACGAAGCGCCGCTCTTTAACAACTTAGGCCGCCCGCCCCCGCGAGGGAGGAAGGGCGAAACAGGACAGCCAGGCGCCAGCGCGCCCCCGGACCCTGTGTGCTTGGGCTTCGACAGCCAAGCAACGCCCAGCCGGGCGTGGCGACGATAACCCCGGCATGAGATCCGATTCCGCTGAAAAGCGGGTTTCGGCCAGCGCTGCGAGTCAGCGCTTACCGAAGCCAACTTACCGAGAAAATTGCCTCATAAGCAACACTTCCGCGATGGAGCGTGACGATTGTTAAGTCGGTTAGGTAGATAGTGCCTTCTCTAACTTGCTCGAATCGTCGGACATGGGCACATACCCTTTGCTCGCGTACCACGAACGAAGCAAATCCTGTGTGACTGCCTGATCAAAATTACGGGGCTCCAGCCGAATTGAGGTGTGACCAAGACTCCGTGCCAACTCTTCTGCGTGGGAAAGTAATCTGTTGCCGATGCCTTGCTCTCGATAGGCAGGCAGAACATATATCTCATATATGAAGCCGATGAACTGTTCACTCAAATCTTCGTAGCAAAGAAATCCAACATCATGTTGATTGAGCTTTGCTATGAAATTTCGGGATCTATCGTTTTTCGCTCGGTCGGCGCGATCGCGAAGCACTGGGTCTGACACGGAAGCTGAAGTTGCAATTTCTCTGATGTCTGGCATTCGTATTCCACGAGTATTAGTTAGGGCTGACACAGAAAATTATCGGCAATCTATCCGTACTAACGCAAGCCAGTACAGACCGAGAAATATGTCGTGCTGCTCAACCGGCCATGCCGAGCCCCGGCTCATGCCCCGCGTGCGGGGTATCGGCAGGCGCTGCCTGATCCCTCATCACCCTACCCCGGAGCTTTCACCATGGTCGCAATGATCGTCCGCTTCATCGAAGAATTGATCGACGTCTTTAACTTCGGCAGCAACATCAGCAAGTAGCACCCCGCCAGCCCCGCACCGCCGGGGCGGCTTTGGAGAGTGGGCCGGCGTCGCAACGTCACCGACGCTGAAAGTGACTTTCAGGGATTAACCGGGCCTCCGGCCTGCTCTCCAAAGCCCATCACCGCGCGTTCGCGCACATCCCCATGCCTTCAACCATCCCCGCCCTCTGGTGGGGCCTGGCCCTGCTCGCCTTGGCGGCGGTGGCGCTGGTCCCCGCCTGCGAATACCTCAACC
Coding sequences:
- a CDS encoding GNAT family N-acetyltransferase codes for the protein MPDIREIATSASVSDPVLRDRADRAKNDRSRNFIAKLNQHDVGFLCYEDLSEQFIGFIYEIYVLPAYREQGIGNRLLSHAEELARSLGHTSIRLEPRNFDQAVTQDLLRSWYASKGYVPMSDDSSKLEKALST
- a CDS encoding nuclease domain-containing protein; the encoded protein is MRRTPLKNKTPMKRSTTPMMRAAPIRATAPMPPPRASMKARKKGKKPPKTIYRNQALLDLAKGEECLLRVPGYCRYDKETTVACHSNRLRDGKGKGIKAHDWCIAFGCGPCHWFIDQSRTAAALKLSYFIPGLRLTRLRIIALGKWPDEAEQGFQLLYGESS
- a CDS encoding replication protein P, which produces MTTVAQSTANRSMWAVPMAKLEGISLIDHLWNRLSGTYGGRWLKDFPDMQSIENWKEAWAEAFDEENLAPQDVAEGLRACRRMSPDWPPSVGEFIRACRPALEPEVAFYTAVAGMAARHNGEPGTWPHPAIFWAAVEVGAHDLQHCPYTTMKARWERSLNEVLARGEWKPIPAMVKALPAPPVTAMSRAQAEEQMRKIGATGIMNQSGRDPLRGWKRIIAETQDPKGKRYSPGIVAMARNALRLDAGQGAQP
- a CDS encoding HNH endonuclease, which codes for MEGDFNEMGQMEKLRLKALKPRLATVSECIPIAATPGAKRMTGRKLQERRLRLWSADPHCARCGALTVYPYGFELDHKVSLNDGGTDTDENSQVLCVSRDALGRKVGCHDVKTRQDMGYRSRT
- a CDS encoding helix-turn-helix domain-containing protein, which produces MSVQAMTWALAQRIVTEASARHVLLCLANYAGPKGEGAFPSVATLAEDTGLSTRTVQNKLRELETQKVIQRGNQDLVKAYIRRADQRPVCYDIDLSRGAPVSPRVEHSKDDERGEPAAPRNERGESDDATGCSSRRHGVNLTTSRGERAAPEPSLNRQGTVNEPKGVRKRSPGFDPMSVELPDWLDADLWGRWVRHRVQIRKPLTEEAAKQQVTDLDGYRKQGHTPEAVITHAIGKSWQGLFAPSGAATGGAPRPGKFNPTDYVNRNRNQGGHDYDDGRTIDG
- a CDS encoding LexA family transcriptional regulator produces the protein MTTMKSIKEIRRANFARAIEEKCSGNQTEAATRLEYSTPSLVSRYATGKKDIGDRAARKMEEAFGLPSNWMDADHTPAHDDRANVQGYARPWPFPSIAEAAVRALPAAQLSALEGAMALAIAQLNLGITVTAPARPVGATPLRAPRVGRYADDGADEFPMPIGGLPIAPWEGGATTKQTEGTIQSLRISHAANVGHVPRAGYSANDQEFLSVPELDVRLAAGRLGIENYEETAIGEILLRRSFLESFKLPIERMKIVYADGDSMEPVIRNEGPMLFYEETVADARLIDPRTVYAINHGGKMIVKCLSRERDGTWLAKSLNPAYPPFPLEKEDGRDVRIVGRILWSPYDLRNGVDQRLL